One window of the bacterium genome contains the following:
- the ilvC gene encoding ketol-acid reductoisomerase translates to MQMYYDKDADRSILQNKTIAIMGFGSQGHAQAQNLRDSGFKVIVAELEGTDNFKLAQEVGFKPMTAAKAAEQADIIQILLPDELQARVYKSEIVQGLKPGKALVFSHGFNIHFGQIKPPKDIDVYMVAPKGPGHLLRRVYEQGGGVPSLIAVFQDFTGKAKTLALAHACGIGAGRAGIIETTFEEETETDLFGEQVVLCGGLTELIRAGFETLVEAGYKPEIAYFECLHEVKLIVDLIYEGGIANMRSSISDTAEYGDLVTGKKIITAETREEMKRVLARIRSGEFARDWILENQAGRPMYNALKRHGEEHLIEEVGKKLRGMMSWLHK, encoded by the coding sequence ATGCAGATGTACTATGATAAGGATGCCGACAGGAGTATCCTTCAGAATAAAACGATCGCTATCATGGGCTTTGGATCGCAGGGTCATGCCCAGGCGCAGAATCTGAGGGATTCAGGTTTCAAGGTAATCGTGGCGGAGCTCGAAGGAACGGACAATTTCAAGCTCGCGCAGGAGGTCGGCTTCAAACCCATGACCGCTGCAAAGGCGGCTGAACAGGCCGACATCATCCAGATACTTCTGCCCGATGAATTACAGGCGAGGGTTTATAAAAGCGAAATCGTACAGGGTCTCAAGCCGGGAAAGGCGCTCGTTTTCTCGCACGGATTCAATATCCATTTCGGCCAGATAAAACCGCCGAAAGACATCGATGTATACATGGTGGCCCCCAAGGGTCCCGGCCATCTCCTGCGGCGTGTCTATGAGCAGGGCGGCGGTGTTCCGAGCCTTATTGCGGTGTTTCAGGACTTCACAGGGAAGGCGAAAACGCTTGCCCTGGCACATGCATGCGGAATCGGCGCAGGACGGGCCGGTATCATCGAGACGACGTTCGAGGAAGAAACCGAAACCGACCTTTTCGGCGAGCAGGTTGTACTCTGCGGCGGGCTCACTGAATTGATCAGGGCCGGTTTCGAAACCCTCGTCGAGGCCGGGTACAAACCCGAGATAGCCTATTTTGAATGTCTCCATGAGGTCAAGCTCATCGTCGATCTTATTTATGAAGGCGGCATTGCCAATATGAGGAGCTCGATCAGCGATACCGCCGAGTACGGCGACCTGGTTACCGGTAAGAAGATCATCACCGCGGAAACCCGCGAAGAGATGAAGCGGGTCCTCGCCAGAATCAGGTCGGGTGAGTTCGCCCGTGACTGGATTCTCGAAAATCAGGCCGGCAGACCGATGTACAACGCCCTGAAACGCCACGGTGAAGAGCACCTCATCGAGGAAGTGGGCAAAAAACTCCGCGGCATGATGTCATGGCTCCACAAATAA
- the ilvN gene encoding acetolactate synthase small subunit produces the protein MRHIISVIVENKFGVLARISGLFSSRGYNIDSLTVGESNDPSVSRMTIVTRGDDSILDQVMKQLNKLVDVIEVTDLPRENSVRRELCLIKVKCTAGTRTEILEVANVFRAKTIDVGHRSLMIQITGTEGKINAFIKLMEPFQIIEMARTGVVAMMREMNETAGQENNEQNGQ, from the coding sequence AAATTCGGCGTTCTCGCGCGGATCAGCGGTCTGTTTTCGTCCCGCGGTTACAACATCGACAGCTTGACTGTCGGAGAGTCTAACGACCCCTCGGTTTCACGGATGACCATCGTCACACGGGGTGATGACAGCATTCTCGACCAGGTCATGAAGCAGCTCAACAAACTTGTCGATGTCATCGAAGTCACCGATCTTCCCCGTGAGAATTCGGTGCGCCGTGAGCTCTGCCTTATCAAGGTGAAATGCACTGCCGGCACGAGGACCGAGATACTGGAAGTTGCAAATGTGTTCCGCGCCAAAACAATCGATGTCGGGCACAGGTCACTTATGATCCAGATCACCGGCACCGAAGGGAAAATCAATGCGTTTATCAAGCTCATGGAGCCTTTCCAGATCATTGAAATGGCCCGGACGGGAGTGGTTGCAATGATGAGAGAGATGAACGAGACAGCAGGGCAGGAAAACAACGAACAGAACGGACAGTAA